One genomic segment of Drosophila melanogaster chromosome 3R includes these proteins:
- the CG1090 gene encoding uncharacterized protein, isoform I, with translation MWNMGLLFLIYYCVSIYSAKGDTKDGQVLPLDVGALAEDAGDAEANGEDTPERNSESSVLDTTLAFEPQASTQSTPIHGAVPTWRPKRDNCTPPAIEQFPQPLMNKWARQHGGLILHILVAVFTFFGLAIVCDEYFVASLDRLCEELKLSPDVAGATFMAAGSSAPELATVVIGVFFAKDDIGISGVIGSAVFNIMFVISVCALCSGTVCQLNWWPLVRDCFFYCVSILVMLIIIFNDVISCFESVVMLLCYVGYCVALHFNTELERWALGLNLPFKLPSKEEQSALVTYKNVPEGSYTQESVGQTQGQKATDDSETRSAKPQSDYQDYSDPNPTWDPNAAWGDESQPNPVANPPPVDDWGMGHSGQENMGYHADQPESVVTGDGPPAAVKSGGQVVSTQATSAGGNDYYKSTDKQREPRRDPLLRPMEGGLPALVSWYVVYPIHFLCKKTMPDCRQEQYRNWYPFTFLMSMVWISFYSYFMVWMITVIGSTLAIPDTVMGLTFVAAGVSVPDALSSIAVIKEGFGDMAVSNAIGSNVFDILVCLGLPWFIQTAIIKPGSHVNVISKGLAYSTLSLFSTVVFLILSTHLNGWKLDKRLGIILMVWYLFFITLASLYELNVFGYMNPPECPSTY, from the exons ATGTGGAACATGGGGCTGCTGTTCTTAATATACTATTGCGTCAGCATCTACTCCGCCAAAGGAGACACCAAGGACGGACAGGTCCTGCCTCTGGATGTGGGCGCTCTGGCCGAGGACGCTGGCGATGCCGAGGCCAACGGAGAGGATACTCCAGAGAGAAACTCAGAGAGTTCCGTTCTGGACACAACACTGGCGTTTGAG CCTCAGGCGAGTACACAATCGACTCCCATTCATGGCGCGGTTCCCACCTGGCGCCCAAAGCGGGACAACTGCACGCCCCCGGCTATCGAGCAGTTTCCACAGCCGCTGATGAATAAGTGGGCGCGACAGCACGGCGGCCTTATCCTCCACATACTGGTGGCAGTCTTCACTTTCTTCGGGTTGGCAATAGTTTGCGATGAGTACTTTGTGGCCAGTCTGGATCGGCTTTGCGAGG AGCTAAAGCTATCGCCAGATGTTGCGGGAGCCACGTTTATGGCTGCCGGAAGCTCGGCTCCTGAACTGGCCACTGTGGTGATAGGAGTGTTCTTTGCTAAGGACGACATCGGCATCAGCGGGGTCATCGGATCGGCCGTTTTTAACATTATGTTCGTGATCTCTGTCTGCGCCCTGTGCTCGGGTACCGTCTGCCAACTGAACTGGTGGCCCCTGGTGCGGGACTGCTTCTTCTACTGTGTTTCTATTCTTGTAATGTTAATAATCATCTTCAATGACGTTATATCATGC tttgagTCCGTCGTGATGCTCCTCTGCTACGTAGGATACTGCGTGGCCCTCCATTTCAATACGGAGCTGGAACGCTGGGCACTGGGTCTGAATTTACCCTTCAAGCTACCTAGTAAGGAAGAGCAGTCAGCACTGGTAACCTACAAAAATGTTCCAGAAGGCTCCTACACCCAAGAAAGTGTCGGCCAGACCCAGGGACAGAAGGCCACCGATGATAGCGAGACCAGAAGTGCGAAGCCGCAAAGCGACTACCAGGACTACAGCGATCCGAATCCGACATGGGACCCGAACGCCGCATGGGGAGATGAGAGCCAGCCGAATCCAGTGGCCAATCCTCCGCCCGTTGACGACTGGGGAATGGGTCACAGTGGTCAGGAAAACATGGGCTACCATGCCGACCAGCCCGAGTCTGTGGTAACAGGCGATGGTCCACCTGCGGCCGTCAAGAGTGGTGGCCAGGTTGTGTCTACTCAGGCCACCTCGGCCGGAGGCAACGACTACTACAAGTCCACGGACAAGCAGCGAGAACCGCGCCGCGATCCTCTACTGCGTCCCATGGAAGGAGGGCTGCCAGCTCTGGTTTCCTGGTACGTGGTCTACCCGATCCACTTTCTCTGCAAGAAGACGATGCCGGACTGCCGGCAGGAGCAGTATCGCAACTGGTACCCCTTCACCTTCCTAATGTCGATGGTGTGGATATCGTTCTACTCTTACTTTATGGTGTGGATGATCACCGTGATTGGGTCCACGCTTGCCATTCCGGACACCGTAATGGGTTTGACGTTTGTGGCCGCTGGCGTGTCTGTCCCGGATGCCCTAAGCTCAATAGCCGTTATCAAAGAGGGCTTTGGCGACATGGCCGTGTCGAACGCTATAGGCTCGAATGTCTTTGATATACTAGTGTGCTTAGGTCTTCCCTGGTTCATACAGACGGCCATCATTAAGCCCGGCTCGCACGTCAACGTAATATCCAAGG GACTGGCTTACTCCACGCTGTCGCTCTTCTCCACCGTCGTCTTCTTAATTCTGTCGACGCACTTGAACGGATGGAAGCTGGACAAGCGACTCGGCATAATTCTTATGGTCTGGTATTTGTTCTTCATCACACTGGCGTCGCTTTACGAGTTAAATGTCTTCGGCTACATGAACCCACCCGAGTGCCCCA GCACCTACTAA
- the CG1090 gene encoding uncharacterized protein, isoform E has product MWNMGLLFLIYYCVSIYSAKGDTKDGQVLPLDVGALAEDAGDAEANGEDTPERNSESSVLDTTLAFEPQASTQSTPIHGAVPTWRPKRDNCTPPAIEQFPQPLMNKWARQHGGLILHILVAVFTFFGLAIVCDEYFVASLDRLCEGESSAKQKVAIDTLAYKIEYQLFGCVFRKAINFAFEEASWLVFYLAMTTRYDQPLQALISSCM; this is encoded by the exons ATGTGGAACATGGGGCTGCTGTTCTTAATATACTATTGCGTCAGCATCTACTCCGCCAAAGGAGACACCAAGGACGGACAGGTCCTGCCTCTGGATGTGGGCGCTCTGGCCGAGGACGCTGGCGATGCCGAGGCCAACGGAGAGGATACTCCAGAGAGAAACTCAGAGAGTTCCGTTCTGGACACAACACTGGCGTTTGAG CCTCAGGCGAGTACACAATCGACTCCCATTCATGGCGCGGTTCCCACCTGGCGCCCAAAGCGGGACAACTGCACGCCCCCGGCTATCGAGCAGTTTCCACAGCCGCTGATGAATAAGTGGGCGCGACAGCACGGCGGCCTTATCCTCCACATACTGGTGGCAGTCTTCACTTTCTTCGGGTTGGCAATAGTTTGCGATGAGTACTTTGTGGCCAGTCTGGATCGGCTTTGCGAGGGTGAGTCCTcagccaaacaaaaagtgGCGATCGATACTTTAGCATACAAAATTGAATATCAACTTTTCGGTTGTGTATTTAGAAAGGCAATCAATTTTGCATTTGAAGAAGCGTCGTGGCTTGTTTTTTACCTCGCCATGACCACTCGTTATGATCAACCACTGCAAGCTTTAATTTCTTCGTGTATGTAA